Proteins from a single region of Lelliottia sp. JS-SCA-14:
- the yrfG gene encoding GMP/IMP nucleotidase, with product MHLDIAWQDVDTVLLDMDGTLLDLAFDNHFWQKLVPETYGAQQGITPAEAQDYIRQQYHAVQHTLNWYCLDYWSDKLGLDICAMTTAQGPNAVLREDTVPFLNALKASGKRRILLTNAHPHNLAVKLEHTGLASHLDLLLSTHTFGYPKEDQRLWQAVAEETGLQPERTLFIDDSEPILDSAATFGIRYCLGVTNPDSGLADKSYLRHPALNDYRRMIPSLNVKETP from the coding sequence ATGCATCTTGATATCGCCTGGCAGGACGTTGATACCGTCCTGCTGGATATGGACGGCACGCTGCTCGATCTCGCGTTTGATAATCACTTCTGGCAAAAGCTGGTGCCTGAGACCTATGGCGCGCAGCAGGGCATCACTCCGGCAGAAGCGCAGGATTATATTCGCCAGCAGTATCACGCCGTGCAGCATACGCTAAACTGGTACTGCCTGGATTACTGGAGCGACAAGCTCGGCCTGGATATTTGCGCCATGACCACCGCGCAAGGGCCGAATGCGGTGCTGCGTGAAGATACGGTGCCTTTTCTCAATGCCCTGAAAGCGAGCGGCAAGCGCCGTATTCTGCTGACTAACGCGCATCCGCATAATCTGGCCGTGAAGCTCGAACATACCGGGCTCGCGTCGCACCTTGATTTATTACTTTCCACCCACACATTTGGTTATCCGAAAGAGGATCAGCGATTGTGGCAGGCGGTGGCAGAAGAGACCGGTTTGCAGCCTGAAAGAACCCTGTTCATTGATGACAGTGAACCGATTCTGGATTCGGCGGCAACCTTCGGTATTCGCTATTGCCTGGGCGTGACGAATCCTGATTCCGGCCTGGCGGATAAAAGCTATCTGCGGCATCCGGCGCTGAACGACTATCGCCGAATGATCCCCTCACTCAACGTGAAGGAGACGCCATGA
- the hslR gene encoding ribosome-associated heat shock protein Hsp15, whose translation MKDKPSDGVRLDKWLWAARFYKTRALAREMVDGGKVHYNGQRSKPSKLVELNATLTLRQGNDERTVIIKAVTEQRRPAAEAVLMYEETTESVEKREKVALARKMNALTMPHPDRRPDKKERRDLMKFKHGEHD comes from the coding sequence ATGAAAGACAAGCCCTCCGATGGGGTAAGACTGGATAAATGGCTGTGGGCCGCCCGTTTTTATAAAACGCGCGCCCTGGCCCGCGAAATGGTCGATGGCGGTAAGGTGCATTACAACGGGCAGCGCAGCAAGCCCAGTAAACTTGTCGAACTCAATGCCACGCTGACCCTGCGTCAGGGTAACGATGAGCGCACGGTGATTATCAAAGCCGTTACCGAACAACGTCGCCCGGCTGCCGAAGCGGTCCTGATGTATGAAGAGACGACCGAGAGCGTTGAAAAGCGCGAGAAAGTGGCGCTGGCACGCAAGATGAATGCTCTGACCATGCCGCATCCGGACAGGCGACCGGATAAAAAAGAACGTCGCGACCTGATGAAATTTAAACACGGCGAACATGATTAA
- the hslO gene encoding Hsp33 family molecular chaperone HslO, with product MSQHDQLHRYLFEQFAVRGELVTVSETWKQILENHSYPQPVKNILGELLVATSLLTATLKFAGDITVQLQGDGPMTLAVINGNNQQQMRGVARVQGEVPEGADLKTLVGNGFLVITITPEEGERYQGVVGLEGDTLAACLEDYFLRSEQLPTRLFIRTGEVDDQLAAGGMLLQVLPAQNAQGNDFEHLATLTETIKAEELFTLPANEVLWRLYHEEEVTLYDPQDVEFKCTCSRERCAGALRTLPDEEIDSIMAEDGEIDMNCDYCGSHYVFNSMDIAEIRNNASPADPQVH from the coding sequence ATGTCCCAACACGACCAATTACATCGCTATCTGTTTGAGCAATTTGCCGTTCGCGGCGAGCTGGTGACGGTATCCGAAACCTGGAAACAGATCCTCGAAAACCACAGCTATCCTCAGCCGGTGAAAAATATTCTCGGCGAACTGCTGGTCGCAACCAGCCTGCTGACGGCGACGCTGAAGTTCGCAGGTGACATCACCGTGCAGCTGCAGGGCGATGGCCCGATGACCCTGGCGGTGATCAACGGCAACAACCAGCAGCAGATGCGCGGTGTGGCGCGCGTGCAGGGTGAGGTGCCGGAAGGTGCCGATCTGAAAACCCTGGTCGGCAACGGTTTCCTGGTGATCACCATTACCCCGGAAGAGGGCGAGCGCTATCAGGGCGTGGTGGGTCTGGAGGGCGATACGCTGGCCGCCTGCCTGGAAGATTACTTCCTGCGCTCCGAACAGCTGCCAACCCGCCTGTTTATCCGCACCGGCGAAGTGGACGACCAGCTGGCGGCGGGCGGTATGCTGCTGCAGGTTCTGCCTGCGCAGAATGCCCAGGGCAATGACTTCGAGCACCTGGCGACGCTGACCGAAACCATCAAAGCGGAAGAGCTGTTCACGCTGCCGGCGAACGAAGTGCTGTGGCGTCTGTATCACGAAGAAGAGGTCACGCTGTACGATCCGCAGGACGTCGAGTTCAAATGCACTTGTTCCCGTGAACGCTGTGCGGGCGCGCTGCGCACCCTGCCGGATGAAGAGATCGACAGCATCATGGCTGAAGATGGCGAAATCGATATGAACTGTGATTACTGTGGTTCTCACTACGTGTTCAATTCGATGGATATCGCCGAGATCCGCAACAACGCCTCCCCGGCGGATCCGCAGGTTCATTAA
- the pckA gene encoding phosphoenolpyruvate carboxykinase (ATP), giving the protein MRVKDLTPQDLKAYGINDVQEIVYNPDYATLYQEELNPALEGYERGVLTNTGAIAVDTGIFTGRSPKDKYIVRDDTTRDTLWWADKGKGKNDNKPLSQETWQHLKGLVTHQLSGKRLFIIDAFCGANADTRLSVRFVTEVAWQAHFVKNMFIRPTDEELQDFEPDFIVMNGAKCTNPQWKEQGLNSENFIAFNLTERIQLIGGTWYGGEMKKGMFSVMNYLLPLQGIASMHCSANVGEEGDVAVFFGLSGTGKTTLSTDPKRRLIGDDEHGWDDDGVFNFEGGCYAKTIRLSAEAEPDIYGAIRRDALLENVTVLADGTVDFDDASKTENTRVSYPIYHIDNIVKPVSKAGHASKVIFLTADAFGVLPPVSRLTASQTQYHFLSGFTAKLAGTERGVTEPTPTFSACFGAAFLSLHPTQYAEVLVKRMQAAGAQAYLVNTGWNGTGKRISIKDTRAIIDAIIDGSLDDAETFTLPMFDLAIPTALPGVDTHILDPRNTYGSPEQWQEKAETLAKLFIENFEKYTDTPAGAALVSAGPRL; this is encoded by the coding sequence ATGCGCGTTAAAGATTTAACCCCGCAAGATCTCAAGGCTTATGGTATCAACGACGTCCAGGAAATCGTCTACAACCCCGATTACGCTACGCTGTATCAGGAAGAGCTCAATCCAGCACTGGAAGGATACGAGCGAGGTGTGTTGACGAACACTGGTGCTATCGCCGTGGACACCGGGATTTTCACCGGCCGTTCGCCGAAAGATAAGTATATCGTCCGTGACGACACCACCCGCGACACGCTGTGGTGGGCAGATAAGGGCAAAGGGAAGAACGACAACAAACCGCTCTCCCAGGAGACCTGGCAGCATCTGAAAGGACTCGTCACGCATCAACTCTCCGGCAAGCGTCTGTTCATTATTGATGCCTTCTGTGGCGCCAATGCCGACACCCGTCTCTCCGTTCGTTTTGTGACCGAAGTCGCCTGGCAGGCGCATTTCGTGAAGAACATGTTTATTCGCCCGACCGATGAAGAGTTACAGGATTTCGAGCCTGATTTCATCGTGATGAACGGCGCGAAATGCACCAACCCGCAGTGGAAAGAGCAGGGCCTGAACTCAGAAAACTTCATCGCCTTCAACCTGACCGAGCGCATCCAGCTGATTGGCGGCACCTGGTACGGCGGCGAAATGAAGAAAGGAATGTTCTCGGTGATGAACTACCTGCTGCCGCTGCAGGGCATCGCCTCCATGCACTGCTCCGCCAACGTCGGTGAAGAGGGTGACGTGGCGGTGTTCTTTGGCCTCTCCGGCACCGGCAAAACCACCCTGTCCACCGATCCTAAGCGCCGTCTGATTGGCGACGATGAACACGGCTGGGACGATGACGGCGTGTTTAACTTTGAAGGTGGCTGCTACGCCAAAACGATCCGTCTGTCGGCAGAAGCGGAACCGGACATTTACGGCGCCATCCGTCGCGATGCGCTGCTGGAAAACGTCACCGTGCTCGCCGATGGCACCGTCGATTTTGACGATGCGTCGAAAACCGAAAACACCCGCGTGTCTTATCCGATCTATCACATCGATAACATCGTGAAACCGGTGTCGAAAGCGGGCCACGCGTCGAAAGTGATCTTCCTGACCGCCGATGCCTTTGGCGTGCTGCCTCCGGTCTCTCGCCTGACGGCCAGCCAGACGCAGTATCACTTCCTGTCGGGCTTTACCGCCAAACTGGCCGGTACCGAGCGCGGCGTGACCGAGCCAACCCCAACCTTCTCCGCCTGCTTCGGCGCGGCATTCCTGTCGCTGCACCCGACGCAGTACGCCGAAGTGCTGGTGAAACGCATGCAGGCCGCTGGCGCGCAGGCGTATCTGGTGAACACGGGCTGGAACGGAACGGGCAAACGCATCTCCATCAAAGATACGCGCGCGATTATCGACGCGATCATCGATGGTTCGCTGGACGATGCGGAAACCTTCACCCTGCCGATGTTCGATCTGGCGATCCCAACGGCGCTGCCAGGCGTGGATACCCATATCCTCGACCCGCGCAACACCTACGGTTCACCGGAGCAGTGGCAAGAGAAGGCCGAAACGCTGGCGAAGCTGTTTATTGAAAACTTTGAGAAGTATACCGATACGCCAGCGGGTGCGGCGTTGGTGAGTGCGGGACCAAGGTTGTAA
- the envZ gene encoding two-component system sensor histidine kinase EnvZ, translating into MRRMRFSPRSSFARTLLLIVTLLFVSLVTTYLVVLNFAILPSLQQFNKVLAYEVRMLMTDKLQLEDGTQLVVPPAFRREIYRELGISLYSNEAAEDAGLRWAQHYEFLSQQMAQQLGGPTEVRVEVNKSSPVVWLKTWLSPNIWVRVPLTEIHQGDFSPLFRYTLAIMLMAIGGAWLFIRIQNRPLVDLEHAALQVGKGIIPPPLREYGASEVRSVTRAFNHMAAGVKQLADDRTLLMAGVSHDLRTPLTRIRLATEMMGEEDGYLAESINKDIEECNAIIEQFIDYLRTGQEMPMEMADLNGVLGEVVAAESGYEREIDTALQAGEIQVRMHPLSIKRAVANMVVNAARYGNGWIKVSSGSELNRAWFQVEDDGPGIKPEQRKHLFQPFVRGDSARSTSGTGLGLAIVQRIVDNHNGLLEIGTSERGGLCIRAWLPVPVTRGQVKES; encoded by the coding sequence ATGAGGCGAATGCGCTTTTCACCGCGCAGCTCGTTTGCCCGCACTCTGTTACTGATCGTCACCTTGCTGTTCGTCAGCCTGGTGACGACGTATCTGGTGGTGCTGAACTTTGCGATTCTGCCAAGCCTCCAGCAGTTCAATAAAGTCTTAGCCTACGAAGTCCGTATGCTGATGACCGACAAACTGCAGCTGGAGGACGGCACGCAGCTGGTGGTGCCTCCTGCGTTTCGGCGTGAGATTTACCGCGAGCTGGGCATTTCCCTCTACTCCAACGAGGCGGCGGAAGATGCCGGTCTGCGCTGGGCGCAACACTACGAATTCTTAAGCCAGCAGATGGCGCAGCAGCTCGGCGGCCCAACGGAAGTGCGCGTTGAGGTCAACAAAAGCTCGCCGGTCGTCTGGCTGAAAACCTGGCTGTCACCCAACATCTGGGTGCGCGTTCCGCTGACGGAAATCCATCAGGGCGACTTCTCGCCGTTATTCCGCTACACCCTGGCGATCATGCTGATGGCGATCGGCGGCGCGTGGCTGTTTATCCGAATACAAAACCGACCCTTAGTCGATCTTGAGCATGCGGCCCTACAGGTGGGGAAAGGTATTATTCCGCCTCCACTTCGCGAATATGGCGCGTCCGAGGTGCGTTCGGTGACGCGGGCGTTCAACCATATGGCGGCGGGCGTGAAGCAGCTGGCCGACGACCGTACGCTGCTGATGGCGGGCGTGAGCCACGACCTGCGTACACCGCTGACGCGTATTCGTCTGGCGACAGAGATGATGGGCGAAGAGGACGGGTATCTCGCGGAGTCTATCAACAAAGACATCGAAGAGTGTAACGCCATCATCGAGCAGTTCATTGACTACCTGCGCACCGGTCAGGAGATGCCAATGGAGATGGCGGATCTGAACGGCGTGCTGGGCGAAGTGGTGGCAGCGGAAAGCGGCTACGAACGTGAAATTGATACGGCGCTGCAGGCGGGTGAGATTCAAGTCCGCATGCATCCGCTCTCTATCAAACGCGCGGTCGCCAATATGGTGGTCAACGCTGCGCGCTACGGCAACGGCTGGATTAAGGTCAGCAGCGGCTCCGAACTCAATCGCGCCTGGTTCCAGGTAGAAGATGACGGCCCGGGGATCAAGCCTGAGCAGCGTAAGCATCTGTTCCAGCCGTTCGTGCGCGGCGACAGCGCTCGCAGCACCAGCGGCACCGGTTTAGGGCTGGCGATTGTGCAGCGTATTGTTGATAACCATAACGGTCTGCTGGAGATCGGAACCAGCGAGCGGGGCGGGTTGTGTATTCGCGCGTGGCTGCCGGTTCCGGTGACGCGTGGGCAGGTGAAAGAGAGTTAA
- the ompR gene encoding two-component system response regulator OmpR gives MQENYKILVVDDDMRLRALLERYLTEQGFQVRSVANAEQMDRLLTRESFHLMVLDLMLPGEDGLSICRRLRSQSNPMPIIMVTAKGEEVDRIVGLEIGADDYIPKPFNPRELLARIRAVLRRQANELPGAPSQEEAVIAFGKFKLNLGTREMFREDEPMPLTSGEFAVLKALVSHPREPLSRDKLMNLARGREYSAMERSIDVQISRLRRMVEEDPAHPRYIQTVWGLGYVFVPDGSKA, from the coding sequence ATGCAAGAGAACTATAAAATTCTGGTCGTGGATGACGACATGCGCCTGCGTGCGCTGCTGGAGCGTTATCTGACCGAGCAGGGCTTCCAGGTTCGAAGCGTGGCGAACGCCGAGCAAATGGATCGCCTGCTTACCCGTGAATCGTTCCACCTCATGGTGCTCGATTTAATGCTTCCTGGCGAAGACGGTCTTTCCATCTGCCGCCGTCTGCGCAGTCAAAGTAACCCGATGCCGATCATTATGGTGACGGCGAAAGGGGAAGAAGTTGACCGTATCGTGGGCCTGGAAATTGGCGCCGACGACTACATTCCAAAACCATTCAACCCTCGTGAACTGCTGGCGCGTATTCGCGCAGTCCTTCGCCGTCAGGCCAATGAACTGCCGGGCGCACCCTCTCAGGAAGAGGCTGTTATCGCTTTCGGTAAGTTCAAGCTGAACCTGGGTACGCGCGAAATGTTCCGTGAAGATGAGCCGATGCCGCTGACCAGCGGTGAATTTGCGGTTCTGAAAGCGCTGGTGAGCCACCCGCGTGAGCCGCTGTCGCGCGATAAGCTGATGAACCTGGCGCGTGGTCGCGAATACTCCGCCATGGAGCGTTCCATCGACGTCCAGATCTCCCGTTTGCGCCGCATGGTCGAAGAAGATCCTGCGCATCCTCGCTATATTCAGACCGTCTGGGGTCTGGGCTACGTCTTCGTGCCGGACGGTTCTAAAGCATGA
- the greB gene encoding transcription elongation factor GreB, with protein MKTPLITREGYEKLKKEMDYLWREERPEVTKKVTWAASLGDRSENADYQYNKKRLREIDRRVRYLTKCLENLRIVDYSPQQEGKVFFGAWVEIENDDGNTRRFRIVGYDEIFGRKDYISIDSPMARALLKKEVGDLAIVQTPAGEASWYVNEIEYVK; from the coding sequence ATGAAAACGCCGCTGATCACCCGCGAAGGGTACGAAAAACTCAAAAAAGAGATGGATTACCTCTGGCGCGAAGAACGTCCGGAAGTGACCAAAAAAGTCACCTGGGCGGCCAGCCTCGGCGACCGCAGCGAAAACGCTGACTATCAGTATAATAAAAAACGCCTGCGTGAGATTGACAGGCGCGTCCGTTATCTCACTAAATGCCTTGAAAACCTACGAATCGTTGATTATTCCCCGCAGCAGGAAGGCAAAGTGTTCTTCGGCGCGTGGGTGGAAATCGAGAACGACGACGGCAATACCCGACGTTTTCGCATCGTCGGCTACGATGAAATTTTCGGTCGTAAGGATTACATCTCCATCGACTCGCCGATGGCCCGCGCGCTGCTGAAAAAGGAAGTCGGCGATTTAGCCATCGTCCAGACGCCCGCCGGAGAAGCCAGCTGGTACGTCAACGAAATTGAGTACGTTAAATAG
- a CDS encoding Tex family protein — translation MMKDSLCRIIAGELQARAEQVEAAVRLLDEGNTVPFIARYRKEVTGGLDDTQLRNLETRLGYLRELEDRRQAILKSIGEQGKLTDALAGAINGTMSKTELEDLYLPYKPKRRTRGQIAIEAGLEPLADLLWTTPSHDPETEAAKFIDADKGIADTKAALDGARYILMERFAEDAALLSKVRDYLWKNAHIVSTVVSGKEEEGAKFRDYFDHHEPISTAPSHRALAMFRGRNEGVLQLSLNADPQFDEPPKESYCEQIITDHLGLRLNNAPADSWRKGVVSWTWRIKVLMHLETELMGTVRERAEDEAINVFARNLHDLLMAAPAGLRATMGLDPGLRTGVKVAVVDGTGKLVATDTIYPHTGQAAKAAVVVAALCEKYNVELVAIGNGTASRETERFFLDVQEQFPKVTAQKVIVSEAGASVYSASELAALEFPDLDVSLRGAVSIARRLQDPLAELVKIDPKSIGVGQYQHDVSQTQLARRLDAVVEDCVNAVGVDLNTASVALLTRVAGLTRMMAQNIVAWRDENGQFQNRQQLLKVSRLGPKAFEQCAGFLRINHGDNPLDASTVHPEAYPVVERILAATQQALKDLMGNSTNLRDLRAVDFTDDKFGVPTVTDIIKELEKPGRDPRPEFKTAKFAEGVETMKDLQPGMVLEGAVTNVTNFGAFVDIGVHQDGLVHISSLADKFVEDPHTVVKAGDIVKVKVLEVDMQRKRIALTMRLDEQPGETNARRSNSGGARDQSRPAAKAAKPRPQAQPAGNSAMMDALAAAMGKKR, via the coding sequence ATGATGAAAGATTCGCTCTGCCGCATTATTGCGGGTGAACTTCAGGCCAGAGCCGAACAGGTAGAAGCTGCCGTTCGCCTGCTTGATGAAGGGAACACCGTGCCGTTTATTGCACGTTATCGTAAGGAAGTCACCGGCGGTCTGGATGACACGCAGCTGCGCAACCTGGAGACCCGTCTGGGCTACCTGCGCGAGCTGGAAGACCGTCGTCAGGCCATTCTCAAATCCATCGGCGAGCAGGGCAAACTGACCGATGCGCTGGCAGGTGCCATCAACGGTACGATGAGCAAAACCGAGCTCGAAGACCTCTATCTGCCATATAAACCGAAGCGCCGCACCCGCGGGCAGATTGCGATTGAAGCAGGCCTTGAGCCGCTGGCCGATCTGCTGTGGACCACGCCGTCGCACGATCCGGAAACGGAAGCCGCGAAATTTATCGACGCGGACAAAGGCATCGCCGACACCAAAGCGGCCCTCGACGGCGCGCGCTATATCCTGATGGAGCGTTTCGCCGAAGACGCCGCGCTGCTCTCCAAAGTGCGTGATTATCTGTGGAAAAATGCCCACATCGTCTCGACCGTGGTGAGCGGAAAAGAAGAGGAAGGCGCGAAATTCCGCGACTACTTCGACCATCACGAACCGATCTCCACCGCCCCGTCGCACCGCGCGCTGGCGATGTTCCGCGGCCGCAACGAAGGCGTGCTGCAGCTCTCCCTCAATGCCGACCCGCAGTTCGACGAGCCGCCGAAAGAGAGTTACTGCGAGCAGATTATTACCGACCATCTCGGTCTGCGCCTGAACAACGCCCCGGCAGACAGCTGGCGCAAAGGCGTGGTGAGCTGGACCTGGCGCATCAAGGTGCTGATGCACCTCGAAACTGAACTGATGGGCACCGTGCGCGAACGCGCGGAAGACGAAGCGATCAACGTTTTCGCCCGTAACCTGCACGATCTGCTGATGGCCGCCCCGGCGGGACTGCGCGCCACCATGGGTCTCGATCCGGGCCTGCGTACCGGCGTGAAAGTGGCCGTGGTCGACGGCACCGGCAAACTGGTCGCTACCGACACCATCTATCCACACACCGGCCAGGCCGCGAAAGCCGCGGTGGTGGTCGCCGCGTTGTGTGAAAAATACAACGTCGAGCTGGTGGCGATCGGTAACGGTACCGCATCGCGCGAAACCGAACGCTTCTTCCTCGACGTACAAGAGCAGTTCCCGAAAGTCACCGCTCAGAAAGTGATCGTCAGCGAAGCCGGTGCGTCGGTCTATTCCGCGTCCGAACTGGCGGCGCTGGAGTTCCCGGATCTCGACGTTTCCCTGCGCGGTGCGGTCTCTATCGCCCGTCGTCTGCAGGATCCGCTGGCAGAGCTGGTGAAAATCGATCCGAAATCCATCGGTGTGGGCCAGTACCAGCACGACGTCAGCCAGACTCAGCTGGCGCGCCGTCTGGATGCGGTGGTGGAAGACTGCGTAAACGCCGTCGGCGTGGACCTGAATACCGCTTCCGTTGCGCTTTTAACCCGCGTGGCGGGCTTAACCCGCATGATGGCGCAGAACATCGTCGCCTGGCGTGATGAGAACGGTCAGTTCCAGAACCGCCAGCAGCTGCTGAAAGTAAGCCGTCTGGGGCCGAAAGCCTTCGAACAGTGCGCAGGCTTCCTGCGTATCAACCACGGCGATAACCCGCTGGACGCCTCAACCGTCCACCCGGAAGCTTATCCGGTGGTGGAGCGCATTCTGGCCGCCACGCAGCAGGCGCTGAAAGATCTGATGGGCAACAGCACCAACCTACGCGACCTGCGCGCCGTTGACTTCACCGACGATAAATTCGGCGTACCGACCGTCACCGACATCATCAAAGAGCTGGAAAAACCAGGCCGCGACCCGCGCCCTGAGTTTAAAACCGCGAAATTCGCCGAAGGCGTGGAGACGATGAAGGATCTGCAGCCGGGCATGGTGCTGGAAGGCGCGGTCACTAACGTCACTAACTTTGGTGCCTTTGTCGACATCGGCGTGCATCAGGATGGTCTGGTGCATATCTCGTCGCTGGCCGATAAATTCGTGGAAGACCCGCACACGGTGGTCAAAGCGGGCGATATCGTGAAGGTGAAAGTGCTGGAAGTGGATATGCAGCGTAAGCGCATCGCCCTGACCATGCGCCTTGACGAACAGCCGGGCGAAACCAATGCTCGCCGCAGTAACAGCGGTGGTGCACGCGATCAGTCCCGTCCGGCAGCCAAAGCCGCGAAACCCCGCCCTCAGGCCCAGCCTGCCGGTAACAGCGCGATGATGGATGCGCTGGCCGCCGCAATGGGCAAGAAACGCTAA
- the feoA gene encoding ferrous iron transporter A has protein sequence MQFTPDSAWKITGFAREISPAYRQKLLSLGMLPGSSFQVVRIAPLGDPIHIETRRVNLVLRKKDLALLEVEALVR, from the coding sequence ATGCAATTCACACCAGACAGTGCCTGGAAAATTACCGGTTTTGCCCGCGAAATTAGCCCGGCGTATCGTCAGAAGCTGCTGTCACTAGGCATGCTGCCAGGCTCCTCGTTTCAGGTTGTGCGCATCGCGCCGCTGGGCGATCCCATCCATATCGAAACCCGTCGCGTCAATCTGGTATTGCGTAAGAAAGACCTCGCGTTATTAGAAGTCGAAGCTTTAGTCCGATAA